In Bacteroidota bacterium, the genomic window CAGACATTCTTCATACGATGACTCTAGCAAACCAGGACCAAGTTTTGAATGAACATTTAAAGCGCATCGAATTATTCTCTCCGTAAGATCAGATTCAATCATTCATCCTCCGTTTTACTCCGTTTTTCCTCTGTGATACTTCGTGGTTAAAATTGTTTAAATTACATTGAAATGGTTGATTCCCCAATAACAATTAATCCGGAATATGCTAAATTTGTGACCCACTTATAATCATTTTAAGAATGAATTATCGAAGGAATAATGCCAAATGTGTAGTGATTCTATTACTGATTTCCTCCCTAAGCAGTTTTTCTCAGGAGAAAATTATCTCTTATCATTATGATGCCGGTAAATGGCCTGGCGAAAGGATGATCGACGCCACTCATCTCAATGCACATATCAAAATTGATCCCTACACTCAAACTGTTGAAGGTAATGCGGCTTTTACCTTTAAACCATTACGGCATCAGCTGGACTCGATAACTTTTTATGTTCCTGATATCCGGTTTAATTCGATTACTATTGATAAAGTACCGGTTAAATACCGTTCTGACAATGACCAGGTGATTATTTACACATCATTCATTAACCAATACGACAGTCTCCACGAAATCATTTTCGATTACAAGGCCAAATCCCCGTCCGTTCTTTATTTTTCCGGGTGGGATGATCCGCGTGGCATCAAGAGAAAACAGGTATGGACACACCGGCCCATGAGCTGGCTTCCTTATATCACTGACCGGCTCACCGTGGATATGTATGTGACCTTTGACAGGAAATACAAAGTTTTTTCCAATGGTGTGCGTGTCGAAGTGAAAGAAAATGCCGATGGTTCCAAAACCTGGCATTACAGGATGAACGGGCCTCACCCTCTTTTCTCCACGGCACTGGTCATCGGCGATTATGACTTTAAGTCCTCACAGACTTCAAAAGGTCTGCCTCTGGAATACTGGTACTATCCCGATCAGGAAGACCGTGTTACGACCACGTACCTTTATACTGTGAAGATGTTCGATTTCTTCGAGGATGAGATGGGTTTGCCTTACCCCTGGGAACTTTACCGACAGGCTCCTGTCGTGGATTACTTGTATGGGGCCATGGAAACAACGACATCTACCGTATTCGGTGATTACATGTTCGTTGATGAAAGGGCATTCTCAGGCAGGAGCTACGTCAACACCAATGCTCATGAGCTGGCACACCAGTGGTTTGGAAATTATATCACACACCTGGCATCAAAAGATGTGTGGCTGACAGAGAGTTTCGGAACCTATTATGCCAAGATGTTCGAAAAGTCGGTCTATGGAGAAGATTATTACCAGAATGTCAGGAATAATGAGCTGCTGGAGACGATGGAAGCTGCCGTCAGGGATAACTATGCCACGGGTCACAGCAGCGGCGGCAGGGCACGCTGGTATCCGAAAGGATCCCTTATACTCGACATGCTCCGTTATGTGATGGGCGATGCCGACTTCAAAACAGCAGTGAAATACTACCTTGAACATCACCCTTACCAGGATGCCGGAACATCTGACTTTTTCAGCTCGGTGTATTATTCAACAGGGCAAACCCTCGACTGGTTCTTTGAAGAATGGATCCTTCGCGGGGGAGAACCGGAGTACACTATTAAATATGAAGAATTAAAAATTAAGGACGAAAAATGGGTGACGCAGATGGAGGTCAGACAGTTACATACCGTTAATGAGCTAATAAAATATTTCAGGATGCCCATTATCTTCGAAGTGCATTATTCTGACGGTAGCTTTGACAGTAAAAAAGAATGGGTGGACAGTGAGACTACTATTGTGGTTGTTCCCAATCCGGGGGAAAAAGAGGTCGCTTATGTACTTTTTGATCCAAACCGTCAAATCCTGAAAAAAGTCAACTTTGAAAAAAGTTTTGAAGAGCTCTCACATCAGGTGCTGGAAGCACCAAATATGATTGACCGTTATGATGCCTTACTCGCATTAAAAAAATTCACGACAGATCAGAAAAAAGACTTGTTAATACGATGCTATGATAAGGAGACTTATCAACTTACCAGGGGAGAAATCATCGCCCAGCTTGCCGCTGATAATTCACTCGCGACAATTGACCTTATAAAAAAAGCCATGGCAGATGAGGATCCGTATGTCAGACGAGCGGTGCTGATTAATGTAAAAAACGTGCCGTCAGACCTTAAAGAAGATTATGAGACCTTATTGAATGATTTCTCTTATATCAACCTGGAACTTGCTTTGGAGAACCTCATTCGCTCCTTTCCCCCGGATGCAGACCGTTATCTTGAAATAACACAAAATCAAACCGGATGGCGTGGTATCAATATCCGGATTAAATGGCTTGAACTGGCTATTGAAAAGGGGAAAAAGGAATATATGAACGAACTTATCGACTGCAGCAGCCTGAGTTATG contains:
- a CDS encoding M1 family metallopeptidase, whose amino-acid sequence is MNYRRNNAKCVVILLLISSLSSFSQEKIISYHYDAGKWPGERMIDATHLNAHIKIDPYTQTVEGNAAFTFKPLRHQLDSITFYVPDIRFNSITIDKVPVKYRSDNDQVIIYTSFINQYDSLHEIIFDYKAKSPSVLYFSGWDDPRGIKRKQVWTHRPMSWLPYITDRLTVDMYVTFDRKYKVFSNGVRVEVKENADGSKTWHYRMNGPHPLFSTALVIGDYDFKSSQTSKGLPLEYWYYPDQEDRVTTTYLYTVKMFDFFEDEMGLPYPWELYRQAPVVDYLYGAMETTTSTVFGDYMFVDERAFSGRSYVNTNAHELAHQWFGNYITHLASKDVWLTESFGTYYAKMFEKSVYGEDYYQNVRNNELLETMEAAVRDNYATGHSSGGRARWYPKGSLILDMLRYVMGDADFKTAVKYYLEHHPYQDAGTSDFFSSVYYSTGQTLDWFFEEWILRGGEPEYTIKYEELKIKDEKWVTQMEVRQLHTVNELIKYFRMPIIFEVHYSDGSFDSKKEWVDSETTIVVVPNPGEKEVAYVLFDPNRQILKKVNFEKSFEELSHQVLEAPNMIDRYDALLALKKFTTDQKKDLLIRCYDKETYQLTRGEIIAQLAADNSLATIDLIKKAMADEDPYVRRAVLINVKNVPSDLKEDYETLLNDFSYINLELALENLIRSFPPDADRYLEITQNQTGWRGINIRIKWLELAIEKGKKEYMNELIDCSSLSYEFETRQNALMALKRLNYLDERVARNLFDAVVYWNYKLSNTAKDVLTYFMQQDQYKKILMDYYHLHEWSDGQKATLSKVFNYKLP